A genomic segment from Lineus longissimus chromosome 15, tnLinLong1.2, whole genome shotgun sequence encodes:
- the LOC135500031 gene encoding DNA primase small subunit-like — translation MTANKECSAKYDPETLPDFLPIYYKRLFPYWPYYRWLNYGGVPKTYFTQREFSFTLKDDIYIRYQSFSDQQELEKEMQKRCPYKIDIGAVYTHRPKDHKTVKAAAFQAKEKELVFDIDMTDYDDVRSCCQGADICHLCWPLMTIAIKIIDRSLRDDFGFEHLLWVYSGRRGVHCWVCDEAARKLSQNARSAIAEYLSVVKGGENQTKKVVLHDSVHPSIKLALDIVESHFQDYAVKKQKFLDTDEKCLKVLALIPDETTRTMLEEVLLNDDNAKGVATRWKAIKEAIGDLRGKSEKRNCHSCVEEIMLQYAYPRLDVNVSKGVNHLLKSPFCIHPKTGRVCVPIDVKNIDKFDPLAVPTISQLVDELNKTENKTEGEQDQGKKGKDYRRTSMHQPVQVFEAFVQNLEASWKGKLIHESDMKKDF, via the exons ATGACTGCAAATAAAGAATGTTCCGCGAAATATGACCCAGAAACTTTACCAGATTTCCTACCTATTTACTACAAACGCTTGTTTCCCTACTGGCCGTATTACAGATGGCTGAATTATGGTGGAG TTCCGAAAACCTACTTCACACAACGCGAATTTTCGTTCACCTTGAAAGATGACATTTATATCCGCTACCAAAGTTTCTCCGACCAACAGGAGCTGGAGAAAGAAATGCAGAAGCGATGTCCTTACAAAATAGATATTGGTGCTGTATATACTCATAGG ccTAAAGACCACAAAACAGTCAAAGCAGCTGCATTTCAAGCCAAAGAGAAGGAACTAGTGTTTGACATTGACATGACTGATTATGATGATGTCAGATCATGTTGCCA GGGTGCTGATATCTGCCATCTGTGTTGGCCTCTGATGACCATTGCAATAAAAATAATTGACAGATCTTTAAGag ATGATTTTGGTTTCGAACATCTCCTGTGGGTATATTCGGGTCGTCGAGGTGTCCATTGTTGGGTGTGTGATGAGGCTGCCCGGAAACTGTCACAGAATGCTAGATCCGCCATTGCAGAATATTTGAGCGTTGTGAAG GGTGGCGAAAACCAGACCAAGAAAGTGGTTCTTCACGACAGTGTTCATCCATCAATAAA GCTTGCATTGGACATCGTGGAGAGCCATTTCCAAGATTACGCCGTGAAAAAACAGAAGTTCCTCGATACGgatgaaaaatgtttaaaagtCTTGGCGCTGATTCCTGATGAGA CTACGAGAACGATGTTAGAGGAGGTCCTCCTGAATGACGACAATGCCAAAGGTGTTGCAACACGTTGGAAGGCCATCAAGGAGGCGATTGGAGACCTCAGGGGAAAA TCGGAGAAAAGGAACTGTCACAGTTGCGTCGAGGAGATCATGCTGCAGTACGCGTACCCCCGCCTTGATGTCAACGTCTCCAAGGGCGTCAACCATCTTCTCAAGAGTCCCTTCTGCATCCATCCCAAGACTGGCCGTGTCTGTGTTCCCATCGATGTGAAAAATATCGACAAGTTTGATCCGTTGGCAGTTCCTACCATAAG CCAACTTGTTGACGAACTCAATAAGACGGAGAACAAAACAGAAGGAGAACAAGACCAAGGCAAAAAAGGAAAAG ATTACCGACGAACATCCATGCACCAGCCGGTACAGGTATTCGAGGCATTTGTTCAGAATCTTGAAGCCAGTTGGAAAGGGAAGCTTATACATGAGAGTG acatGAAAAAGGACTTTTGA